From Mangifera indica cultivar Alphonso unplaced genomic scaffold, CATAS_Mindica_2.1 Un_0001, whole genome shotgun sequence, the proteins below share one genomic window:
- the LOC123205043 gene encoding mitochondrial inner membrane protease subunit 2-like — protein MASHSFLWSFDDYVLVEKFCLGKYKFSHGDDVIVFRLPRNHKEKHVKRIIGLPGDWIGTHSSYDVVKVPDGHCWVEGDNPSSSMESRTYGPIPLGLVQGRITHIVWPPQRLGAVKRNIYADRLSSF, from the exons ATGGCATCTCACAGCTTTTTATGGAGCTTTG ATGACTATGTTCTAGTTGAGAAATTTTGTCTGGGAAAGTACAAGTTTTCACATGGAGATGATGTGATTGTTTTTCG ATTACCTCGCAATCACAAAGAGAAACATGTGAAGAGAATTATTGGTTTGCCAGGTGACTGGATTGGAACTCACAGTTCTTATGATGTTGTGAAGGTTCCGGATGGACATTGTTGGGTTGAGGGAGACAATCCTTCTTCTAGCATGGAGTCAAGAACTTATGGCCCA ATTCCTTTGGGCCTAGTTCAAGGAAGGATCACCCATATTGTATGGCCTCCTCAAAGACTAGGAGCAGTGAAGAGAAATATTTATGCAGACAGACTTTCTTCTTTCTAA